The following coding sequences are from one Culex quinquefasciatus strain JHB chromosome 1, VPISU_Cqui_1.0_pri_paternal, whole genome shotgun sequence window:
- the LOC6049760 gene encoding tyrosine--tRNA ligase, mitochondrial: MIVRSVLLRSRLLRWPLPVAARHYTEGNILKLQDRGFFQDVFPAEAIDKARTTLGASPQTVYAGFDPTADSLHVGNLLVIIGLLHSQRAGHQPIALLGGATGQIGDPSGRKTERQAMLLDSVNRNLRCIGEQIERIFENHRGLMWEKRGLGGALKPVLVVNNADWYRELNFVEFVSRVGRHFRMGSMLSRASVQSRLQQDAGMSFTEFTYQIFQAYDWCHLLQKHNCRFQLGGSDQMGNIMSGHELISRVEPGKDVYGITLPLITNEEGDKFGKSAGNAVWLGAEKTSPYGLYQFFRRTPDSEVEKLLRLLTFLPLDEIRSLMARHQRTPELWEAQKRLAQELTLLVHGEEGLRKAEDISDALFSGNVQALGELEVRDIKQTFGGAPLVEILPEPGLSVLDVAMKAKCFRNEQDATRIIAAGGFSINLNKAKNVAEVLAPGVHILKNGISLLRVGKRNYYIVKWLA; this comes from the exons ATGATTGTGCGGTCGGTTCTGCTGCGGAGTCGGCTCCTCCGGTGGCCACTGCCCGTGGCCGCGCGCCACTACACCGAGGGAAACATTCTGAAGCTGCAGGACCGCGGATTCTTCCAGGACGTCTTTCCGGCCGAGGCGAT CGATAAAGCCCGCACCACGCTGGGCGCCTCCCCACAAACCGTTTACGCCGGGTTCGATCCGACGGCGGACAGCTTGCACGTGGGCAATCTGCTGGTCATCATCGGCCTTCTGCACAGCCAACGGGCCGGCCATCAGCCGATTGCGCTGCTCGGTGGCGCCACCGGCCAGATCGGAGACCCCAGCGGCCGCAAGACGGAACGTCAGGCCATGCTGCTGGACTCGGTGAACCGGAACCTGCGCTGCATCGGGGAACAGATCGAGCGGATATTCGAGAACCATCGCGGGTTGATGTGGGAAAAGCGAGGTCTTGGAGGGGCGTTGAAGCCGGTTCTGGTGGTCAACAATGCGGACTGGTACCGGGAGTTGAACTTTGTGGAGTTTGTGTCGCGCGTTGGTCGCCACTTCCGGATGGGATCGATGCTGTCGAGGGCGTCCGTGCAAAGTCGACTCCAGCAGGACGCGGGAATGAGCTTCACCGAGTTTACGTATCAGATCTTCCAGGCGTACGACTGGTGCCATCTGTTACAGAAACACAACTGCCGGTTCCAGCTGGGCGGAAGTGACCAGATGGGCAACATCATGTCCGGACACGAGCTGATCTCACGCGTGGAACCCGGCAAAGACGTCTACGGAATAACCCTGCCACTCATAACCAACGAAGAAGGGGACAAATTCGGGAAATCGGCCGGAAATGCCGTCTGGCTCGGCGCAGAAAAAACTTCCCCGTACGGCCTCTACCAGTTCTTCCGGCGAACGCCGGACTCGGAAGTGGAGAAACTACTCCGCCTGCTGACCTTCCTTCCCCTGGACGAAATCCGAAGCCTCATGGCGCGACACCAGCGAACTCCGGAACTGTGGGAAGCCCAGAAGCGACTCGCCCAGGAACTGACCCTGCTCGTTCACGGCGAGGAAGGTCTCCGCAAGGCGGAGGACATTAGCGATGCGCTGTTCAGCGGGAACGTCCAGGCGCTGGGCGAGCTGGAAGTGCGCGACATCAAGCAGACCTTCGGCGGCGCTCCGCTGGTGGAGATTCTGCCCGAGCCGGGCCTGTCCGTGCTGGACGTGGCCATGAAGGCCAAGTGCTTCCGGAATGAGC AGGATGCCACCAGGATCATAGCCGCCGGAGGTTTCTCGATCAACCTGAACAAGGCCAAGAACGTGGCGGAAGTGCTGGCGCCGGGCGTTCACATCCTGAAGAATGGCATCTCGTTGCTGCGGGTTGGCAAGCGGAACTATTACATCGTTAAGTGGTTGgcgtaa
- the LOC6049761 gene encoding acetylcholine receptor subunit beta-like 1 has product MRLKPWLLSLAVAIQYCFGIVNGSEDEERLVRDLFRGYNKLIRPVQNMTQKVDVRFGLAFVQLINVNEKNQIMKSNVWLRLVWSDYQLQWDEADYGGIGVLRLPPDKVWKPDIVLFNNADGNYEVRYKSNVLIYPNGEVLWVPPAIYQSSCTIDVTYFPFDQQTCIMKFGSWTFNGDQVSLALYNNKNFVDLSDYWKSGTWDIIEVPAYLNVYEGNPTETDITFYIIIRRKTLFYTVNLILPTVLISFLCVLVFYLPAEAGEKVTLGISILLSLVVFLLLVSKILPPTSLVLPLIAKYLLFTFIMNTVSILVTVIIINWNFRGPRTHRMPMWIRSVFLHYLPAMLLMKRPRKTRLRWMMEMPGMSMPPQPHTHPSYGSPAEVPKHISALGGKQSKMDVMELSDLHHPNCKMNRKMNSGDIGLGADSCRRESESSDSILLSPEASKATEAVEFIAEHLRNEDLYIQTREDWKYVAMVIDRLQLYIFFIVTTAGTVGILMDAPHIFEYVDQDRIIEIYRGK; this is encoded by the exons ATGAGGCTCAAACCGTGGCTGCTGTCGCTGGCAGTGGCGATCCAGTATTGCTTTGGAATTG TAAATGGCTCCGAGGATGAGGAACGACTGGTGCGGGATCTGTTCCGCGGGTACAACAAGCTGATCCGGCCCGTGCAGAACATGACCCAGAAGGTGGACGTCCGGTTCGGGTTGGCGTTCGTGCAGCTGATCAACGTG AACGAGAAGAATCAGATCATGAAGTCGAACGTGTGGTTACGACTCGTCTGGAGCGACTACCAGCTGCAGTGGGACGAGGCCGATTACGGCGGTATCGGCGTGCTGCGGTTACCCCCGGACAAGGTCTGGAAGCCGGATATCGTGCTGTTCAACAA TGCCGACGGTAACTACGAGGTGCGCTACAAGTCCAACGTGTTGATCTACCCGAACGGCGAGGTCCTGTGGGTTCCGCCGGCCATCTACCAGAGCTCGTGCACGATCGACGTGACGTACTTCCCGTTCGATCAGCAGACGTGCATCATGAAGTTCGGCTCGTGGACGTTCAACGGCGACCAGGTCTCGCTGGCGCTGTACAACAACAAGAACTTTGTCGATCTTTCCGACTACTGGAAGTCCGGTACGTGGGACATCATCGAGGTGCCGGCCTACCTGAACGTGTACGAAGGCAACCCGACCGAGACGGACATCACGTTCTACATCATCATCCGGCGCAAGACCCTGTTCTACACGGTCAACTTGATCCTGCCGACGGTACTGATTTCGTTCCTTTGCGTGCTTGTGTTCTACCTGCCTGCCGAAGCCGGCGAAAAGGTGACGCTCGGTATCAGTATTCTGCTGTCACTGGTTGTGTTCCTGTTGCTGGTGTCGAAGATTCTGCCGCCGACCTCGCTCGTACTGCCACTGATTGCCAAGTATTTGCTGTTCACCTTCATCATGAACACCGTCTCCATCCTGGtcaccgtcatcatcatcaactGGAACTTCCGCGGGCCGCGCACGCACCGCATGCCCATGTGGATCCGGTCCGTGTTCCTGCACTACCTGCCGGCCATGCTGCTCATGAAGCGTCCCCGGAAGACGCGGCTCCGCTGGATGATGGAGATGCCCGGCATGAGCATGCCCCCGCAGCCGCACACCCACCCCTCGTACGGATCGCCGGCCGAAGTGCCCAAACACATTAGCGCGCTCGGCGGCAAGCAGTCCAAGATGGACGTGATGGAGCTGTCCGACCTGCACCACCCGAACTGCAAGATGAACCGCAAGATGAACAGCGGCGACATCGGACTGGGCGCGGACTCGTGCCGCCGGGAGAGCGAAAGCTCCGACTCGATTCTGCTGTCGCCGGAGGCGAGCAAGGCCACCGAGGCGGTCGAGTTCATCGCGGAACATCTGCGCAACGAGGATCTGTACATTCAG ACCCGCGAGGACTGGAAGTACGTGGCGATGGTGATCGATCGGCTGCAGCTGTACATCTTCTTCATCGTGACCACGGCCGGCACGGTCGGCATCCTGATGGACGCGCCGCACATCTTCGAGTACGTCGACCAGGACCGCATCATCGAAATCTACCGGGGCAAGTAA
- the LOC6049751 gene encoding putative odorant receptor 83c: MSVKTSTPEQSLVRNFEISYRLCEKIGLNALDRNYRPNWRTVYPGTVNVFALVQLLYLLGTERADLLQFLLILPHFLFTAQGFHKFILCTRRSSKIFALRCKLTEIQALLLETKSSGPVICRTLNISRLLQTLIFVFYLASVVLTILVPTMLWLVIDKKSFMFLFFVPGFDQYSTEGFLVNTILHAVILLAAFHAYTGYECLFLGLIMPVGAYVDAFGNEVQELNSVLSLKERNDPAIRARLNRIVKLHQLMNEYKAMLEELYNVLILSTIGLNYLGIISTIVVILKSNDRMAYIFFALMFEILFRICLMGTIITVKNDQLVGHLYNIEWYQLAPDQAKDLRFMLHQAQNPTSVTIGKYALLNLEGYMSVLKSIYSYVMVLVTVLE; this comes from the exons ATGTCCGTCAAAACGTCCACACCCGAGCAGAGTCTCGTCCGGAACTTTGAAATCAGCTACCGTCTGTGCGAGAAGATCGGCCTCAACGCTCTCGATCGCAACTACCGTCCTAACTGGCGAACCGTCTACCCGGGAACGGTGAACGTGTTCGCCCTGGTCCAGCTCCTGTACCTGCTGGGGACCGAACGGGCGGATTTGCTGCAATTCCTGTTGATTCTGCCGCATTTTCTGTTTACGGCTCAAGGTTTTCACAAGTTCATCTTGTGCACCAGGCGATCCTCGAAGATCTTTGCTTTGCGCTGCAAGCTGACGGAGATTCAAGCCCTGCTGCTGGAAACGAAAAGCAGCGGTCCGGTTATCTGCAGAACCTTGAACATTTCTCGACTTCTGCAGACGTTGATCTTCGTGTTCTATCTGGCTTCGGTGGTTCTCACCATCCTGGTTCCGACCATGCTATGGCTAGTGATCGACAAAAAGAGcttcatgtttttgttttttgttccggGCTTTGACCAATATTCTACCGAAGGATTTTTGGTGAATACGATCCTGCATGCCGTCATACTCCTGGCAGCATTCCATGCCTACACAGGCTACGAATGTTTGTTTCTGGGGTTGATCATGCCGGTTGGAGCGTACGTTGATGCATTTGGCAACGAGGTGCAAGAGTTGAACTCCGTGTTGAGTCTTAAGGAACGTAACGATCCCGCGATCCGTGCTCGTCTGAACCGGATCGTGAAGCTGCATCAGCTGATGAACGAGTACAAAGCCATGCTGGAGGAGCTGTACAACGTTTTGATCCTGAGCACAATCGGACTAAACTATCTGGGCATTATCAGTACGATCGTCGTGATCCTGAAGTCGAACGATCGCATGGCGTACATTTTCTTTGCACTTATGTTCGAGATACTTTTCCGGATCTGTCTGATGGGAACGATCATCACGGTGAAG AATGATCAACTGGTGGGTCATCTGTACAACATCGAGTGGTACCAGCTGGCACCGGACCAGGCCAAGGATCTTCGTTTTATGCTGCATCAAGCGCAGAATCCTACCAGCGTTACGATCGGGAAGTATGCACTGCTCAACCTGGAAGGTTACATGAGTGTCCTCAAGTCGATTTACTCTTATGTGATGGTTTTGGTGACGGTTTTAGAGTAG